CAAGCCTTCGCGCCAGGTCGGATATTGCGGCCGCCAGCCCAGTTCGGCCTTGGCCCGGGCGTTGGAGACGCGTTTGGAATCCAGGTAGAAGCGGCGCATGGCCTCGCTGACGCTGTCGTCGGTCCAGTCGACCTCGGGCGGGCGGGGCAGGCCGATGCGGTCCGCCGCCCATTCCATCACCACATCGGCGGGTGCGGGTTCGTCGTCGATCAGATTATAGGCTGCGCCGGGACGCGGCCGGGCCATCGAGGCGAACAGGCCCGAAACGATGTCGTCGACATGAATGCGGTTGAAGATCTGGCCCGGTTTCCTGACCAGACGGGCCGTGCCGTCGCGTAGGCGTTCCACCACATTGCGGCCGGGGCCGTAAAAGCCGGGCAGGCGGAAGATCTGCACCGTCAACCCCATGCCCCGCGCCCCGTCCAGCCAGTCCCGCTCGGCCCGGACGCGGCGCGCGCCCTCCAGAGTGGCGGCGTTAAGCGGGCCGTCTTCGAACACCCAGCCGCCCGCCCGGTCGCCATAGACGGAGGTCGAGGAGAGATAGCCCATCCAGTCGGGCCAGGCGTCGCCGGACAGCGGGCCCAGGGCGCGCAGGGCGGGGCACCCGTGGGCGTCAGGCGCGGCGGTGATCAGCACGGCGCCGGCGGCCTCCAGCGCGGTCTTCAGGGCGGCGGTGTCGCCCGGATTGAGCGCAGCGATCCCTTCGGCCTCCAGCACGCGTCGACGGTCGGCGCTGCGTGAGGTGGCGGTCGCCCGCCCCCCGCGCCGGATCGCCTCCAGCGCCGCCGCCCGTCCCACATAGCCTCCTCCGTAAACAAGCAGAGACGGGGCGGGAGCGGCGTCAGGCATGGCGATCTTCAAACAGGAACGAGCGTGTTTCACAGAACGTCGAAAGGCCGGTGGCCTTGAAAGCGAATTTCATTCTATGCTTTCGACAACGCGCTTGACCACATCCGGGTTCATCATGACCAACACCCTGCTTCTCGCCGCCGTCGTCGCCGCCCTGTCGGCGGGCGCGCCCGTCCATGCCGGCGCGGCGGCCGATCCCGCGCCGGTGGTTCTGTCCGAGGCGGACGCCGTCAAGCCGGCGGTTCTGCCCGTGGGCGCGACCTCGACCCTGCGGCTGGAAAGCAACCCCAGCACCGGCTTCGGCTGGCAAGTCCTGGAGGCCCGCAATCTGCGTGTGGAAGAACCGTTCGCGATCGAACAGGCGCCCGCGTCCGGCGTTCCCATCGTCGGTGCGCCCGGCACGGCGGTGATCCGCATCACGCCGCGTGGAAAGGGGTCTGCGTCCCTGGCGCTGGTTTACAAACAGCCCTGGATGGAGACCACGTCTGATGATCGCGTCATGCACTTCGTCTTCGACGCACAGTAGCCTCTGACGTCAGCGGGGGTGGATCAAGCGTTCACGGGCGTCGCGCCCGCCGTCTCCAGCGCCTCGGCCCGGCTGTGATTCCAGGGCGAGACGCAGGGGACGCGCGATAGATCGACGCGGTCGGCGTAACAGCGGGCGATGTCGGTCACGTCCTGCATCAGCCCTTCGGCCAGGGTGATGGGTTTCAGCCCCAGTTCGCGGAACTGGTCGTTGGCGACCACCAGATCGTTCTCGTCCGCCTCCTGGCGCGGATTGGGCAGGTGCTGGATTTCAGCCCCCGTCAGGTTCGCCACCATCCGGGCCAGGTCGCGCACCCGGCGGCTCTCGGTCATCTGATTCAGGATCTTGACGCGGTCGCCGCGGCGCGGCGGGTTCTTCAGCGCCAGTTCGACGCAGCGCACCGTGTCCTGGATATGGATGAAGGCCCGCGTCTGGCCGCCCGATCCATGCACCGTCAGCGGATGGCCCAGGGCCGCCTGTATCAGAAAGCGGTTCAGCACCGTGCCATAGTCGCCGTCATAGTCGAAACGGTTGATCAGCCGCGCGTCCGCCTTGGTCTCGCGCGTCTGGGCGCCCCAGACGATGCCCTGGTGCAGGTCGGTGATCCGCATCTGATCGTTGCGGGCGTAGAACTGGAACAGCAGGGCGTCCTGGGTCTTGGTCATATGATAGATGCTGCCCGGATTGGGCGGGAACAGGATTTCCTGTTCGGCGGGGCCGGCGTCGGTGTCCACCGTCACCTTCAGATAGCCCTCGGGGATGCGCAGGCCGGCGGTGCCGTAACCATAGACCCCCATGGTTCCCAGGTGCGCCAGATGCACGTCCAGTCCGCTTTCGACGATGGCGGCCAGCAGATGGTGGGTGGCGTTGATGTTGTTGTCGACGGTGTAGAGCTTGTGCCGCGCCGACTTCATCGAATAGGGGGCCGCGCGCTGTTCGGCGAAATGGACCACGCTGTCGGGCGCCAGGTCGCGGATCAGGGCGACCAGGCGGTCGAACTCCTTGCCCACGGTCATATTGACGAAGCCGATGTCGCGGCCCGACACCGCCTTCCACGCTTTGATCCGCTCGCCCATGGTGCGGATGGGGGTCAGGGACTGGATCTCCAGCTCGTTGTCGATGTTGCGGCGGCTGAGGTTGTCGACGACGGTGACGTCCCACCCTTTGGCCGACAGGTGCAGGGCCGTGGGCCAGCCGCAGAAACCGTCGCCGCCCAAAACCAGAACACGCATAGGGAAGCCTCGTCGTCGTCTCAAACCGCATGCCTAGCCCAGCGGAGCGGTCGCGGCAAAGCCAGGCTGTTAAAGTCCCGGTGCGACGCTTTGACGAATCCCCCTTGGAAAGGCGTCGCGCACAGGCTAAGTCTGGCTTGTCTCCCACTCAAACGCAGCTTTCCGGGCGCATACCCGGCTGTTCGCGGCTTGAGCCGATCATGACGGTCGGTCCCGAAAGGACCGGCGCACCATGCGGGCGACAAGGCATTCCGACAGATCGACAATCGGGGATCGGCCCCGAGCGAAACGGAACCCAGAAACGGACGAACCCGGCCATTGGCCTGGCCTCGTCCCTGCACACGGTAGCGCGAATGAGAGATTTCAAGGGCATGAAGCGTCAGCGCGGACGCAATCGGAACAAGGCGGGCGCGAACAACGCCAACAACGCCAATCCGAATCGTTCGTGGGATTCGCAAGGCCCCGAGAACATCAAGGTCCGGGGCAACGCCCAGACCGTCTATGAACGCTATCAGCAGCTGGCCCGCGACGCCTCGTCCGGCGGCGACCGGGTGCTGGCCGAAAACTATCAGCAGCACGCCGAACACTATTACCGCGTGCTCAGGGCGCTTCAGCCCCAGCGGTCCTTCTCCGACATCGCGGCGCGCGAACAGTCGAACCAAGGCTTCGACATCGATTTCGAAGACGAATCCGGCGCCCAGGCCGCCGCCTTCGTCGCCGCCCAGCAGGCGGCCGACCGCCAGGCGCAGGAGACCGCCGAGCGCGCCGAGCAGAACCAGAATCAACCCCGCGACCGGGACCGCGACTACAACCGCGACCGGGATCGGGACCGCGATCAGAACCGTGAACAGCGCGAGCCGCGCGAACCCCGCGAGCCGCGTGAAGACGGCGAGGCCCGCGCCGAGGGCGAGGGCGGCGGTCGTCGCGAAAGCCGCCGCGAA
Above is a genomic segment from Candidatus Brevundimonas colombiensis containing:
- a CDS encoding SDR family NAD(P)-dependent oxidoreductase, which codes for MPDAAPAPSLLVYGGGYVGRAAALEAIRRGGRATATSRSADRRRVLEAEGIAALNPGDTAALKTALEAAGAVLITAAPDAHGCPALRALGPLSGDAWPDWMGYLSSTSVYGDRAGGWVFEDGPLNAATLEGARRVRAERDWLDGARGMGLTVQIFRLPGFYGPGRNVVERLRDGTARLVRKPGQIFNRIHVDDIVSGLFASMARPRPGAAYNLIDDEPAPADVVMEWAADRIGLPRPPEVDWTDDSVSEAMRRFYLDSKRVSNARAKAELGWRPQYPTWREGLAALMDAPPPLRLVS
- a CDS encoding protease inhibitor I42 family protein, translated to MTTSGFIMTNTLLLAAVVAALSAGAPVHAGAAADPAPVVLSEADAVKPAVLPVGATSTLRLESNPSTGFGWQVLEARNLRVEEPFAIEQAPASGVPIVGAPGTAVIRITPRGKGSASLALVYKQPWMETTSDDRVMHFVFDAQ
- a CDS encoding NAD-dependent epimerase/dehydratase family protein, with protein sequence MRVLVLGGDGFCGWPTALHLSAKGWDVTVVDNLSRRNIDNELEIQSLTPIRTMGERIKAWKAVSGRDIGFVNMTVGKEFDRLVALIRDLAPDSVVHFAEQRAAPYSMKSARHKLYTVDNNINATHHLLAAIVESGLDVHLAHLGTMGVYGYGTAGLRIPEGYLKVTVDTDAGPAEQEILFPPNPGSIYHMTKTQDALLFQFYARNDQMRITDLHQGIVWGAQTRETKADARLINRFDYDGDYGTVLNRFLIQAALGHPLTVHGSGGQTRAFIHIQDTVRCVELALKNPPRRGDRVKILNQMTESRRVRDLARMVANLTGAEIQHLPNPRQEADENDLVVANDQFRELGLKPITLAEGLMQDVTDIARCYADRVDLSRVPCVSPWNHSRAEALETAGATPVNA
- a CDS encoding DUF4167 domain-containing protein; amino-acid sequence: MKRQRGRNRNKAGANNANNANPNRSWDSQGPENIKVRGNAQTVYERYQQLARDASSGGDRVLAENYQQHAEHYYRVLRALQPQRSFSDIAAREQSNQGFDIDFEDESGAQAAAFVAAQQAADRQAQETAERAEQNQNQPRDRDRDYNRDRDRDRDQNREQREPREPREPREDGEARAEGEGGGRRESRRERWERRREERNRRFDNREEGAEDVALRADAESAPIDAPAADSPAMETSAEAAAEPAAEPVAARPARRPRRTAAAAASDEGEAPTDLPGFLTRAPVAAAPAASAEGEAEAPVRRRAPRRKAETAVSED